One genomic region from Frateuria soli encodes:
- the rimO gene encoding 30S ribosomal protein S12 methylthiotransferase RimO, with product MSQVSPKIGFVSLGCPKALVDSERILTQLKVEGYEIVPSYQAADAVVVNTCGFIDAAVQESLDAIGEALHENGKVIVTGCLGKRSELIREAYPEVLSISGPQDYASVMSAVHTALPPQRNPLLDLVPDTGIKLTPRHYAYLKISEGCNHRCSFCIIPSMRGDLVSRPVDQVLVEAERLVKGGVKELLVISQDTSAYGVDLKYAEREWRGKAYRTRMTELCQGLSELGVWTRLHYVYPYPHVDEVMPLMAKGKILPYLDIPFQHASPRILKLMKRPGNIDRTLERIRNWRAAVPDITLRSTFIVGFPGETDAEFEELLDFLREAELDRVGAFAYSPVEGARANELPDPVSEELKEDRLERFMAVQAEISAAKLQRKLGRTLTVLVDEAGVDGAVARSAADAPEIDGVVHIADGQALKPGQFVQVVVEGADEHDLHARLAQPLLKVV from the coding sequence TCAGCCTCGGCTGCCCCAAGGCGCTGGTTGATTCCGAGCGTATCCTTACCCAGCTCAAGGTGGAGGGCTACGAGATCGTGCCCAGCTACCAGGCAGCGGACGCGGTGGTGGTGAACACCTGCGGCTTCATCGACGCGGCGGTGCAGGAGTCGCTGGACGCGATCGGCGAGGCGCTGCACGAGAACGGCAAGGTGATCGTCACCGGCTGCCTGGGGAAGCGCTCGGAGCTGATCCGCGAGGCCTATCCCGAGGTGCTCTCGATCAGCGGCCCGCAGGACTACGCCAGCGTGATGAGCGCGGTGCACACGGCGCTGCCGCCGCAGCGCAATCCGCTGCTCGACCTGGTGCCCGACACCGGCATCAAGCTGACGCCCAGGCACTACGCGTACCTGAAGATTTCCGAGGGCTGCAATCACCGTTGCAGCTTCTGCATCATCCCCTCGATGCGCGGCGACCTGGTGTCGCGGCCGGTCGACCAGGTGCTGGTCGAAGCCGAGCGGCTGGTCAAGGGCGGCGTGAAGGAGCTGCTGGTGATCTCGCAGGACACCAGCGCCTACGGCGTGGACCTTAAGTACGCCGAGCGCGAGTGGCGCGGCAAGGCGTACCGCACGCGCATGACCGAGCTCTGCCAGGGCCTGTCCGAGCTCGGCGTGTGGACGCGCCTGCACTACGTCTACCCGTACCCGCACGTGGACGAGGTGATGCCGCTGATGGCGAAGGGGAAGATCCTTCCCTACCTGGACATCCCGTTCCAGCACGCCAGCCCGCGCATCCTCAAGCTGATGAAGCGGCCCGGCAACATCGACAGGACGCTCGAGCGCATCCGCAACTGGCGCGCCGCGGTGCCGGACATCACCCTGCGCAGCACGTTCATCGTCGGCTTCCCCGGCGAGACTGACGCCGAGTTCGAGGAACTGCTTGACTTCCTGCGCGAGGCCGAGCTCGATCGCGTGGGGGCATTTGCCTACTCGCCGGTCGAAGGCGCCCGGGCGAACGAGTTGCCCGACCCGGTTTCCGAGGAACTGAAGGAAGACCGCCTCGAGCGCTTCATGGCGGTGCAGGCGGAGATCTCCGCGGCCAAGCTGCAGCGCAAGCTCGGCCGCACGCTGACCGTGCTGGTCGACGAGGCCGGCGTCGACGGCGCGGTCGCGCGCTCGGCGGCCGATGCGCCGGAAATCGATGGCGTCGTCCACATCGCCGACGGGCAGGCGCTCAAGCCCGGCCAGTTCGTGCAGGTGGTGGTCGAGGGGGCCGACGAGCACGATCTGCACGCGCGGCTGGCGCAGCCGCTGCTCAAGGTCGTGTAG